A genome region from Sphingobium sp. WTD-1 includes the following:
- a CDS encoding DUF2958 domain-containing protein: MEWTKHIRPTDLQQLIINWEEQLPLKATTGERDYQPVVKIFNPVGAATFLISECDNEGLAFGLSDLGFGEPELGYISMDEIFSVQLPGGLTMEQDIYFKPTKTLSEYASEARHKGRIMA; this comes from the coding sequence ATGGAATGGACAAAGCATATCCGCCCAACGGACCTGCAACAGCTAATCATAAATTGGGAAGAGCAATTGCCGCTCAAGGCGACAACCGGCGAGCGAGACTATCAGCCGGTAGTGAAGATATTCAACCCGGTCGGAGCAGCGACATTCCTCATATCAGAATGTGACAATGAGGGATTGGCCTTCGGGCTTTCAGATTTAGGCTTTGGTGAACCAGAGCTTGGCTATATCAGCATGGACGAGATTTTCAGCGTCCAGTTGCCCGGTGGCCTGACGATGGAGCAGGACATCTATTTCAAGCCCACAAAGACGCTTTCCGAGTATGCCTCAGAAGCCCGTCACAAGGGCCGCATAATGGCCTGA
- a CDS encoding DUF6680 family protein yields MGDTCLITSAWNGAISFGHWIGTIPDGDKLGAIVNGLSIIAAILVAGWISPKLQDRASKQDRKERTLRILLNTWQTPANPEYQSALAMTALDFHDVKPVMKARADYLAQVNGPPPEEDVDAATAHFQKAQSLQIAIMCAMADDLDYDISPESLRSGAYVSKGFVDREVMVLKAMEAWPQIAGSLRESNMIVLGIHPLQQPQQGDDKDNSVKD; encoded by the coding sequence ATGGGGGATACCTGCTTGATTACGTCTGCATGGAATGGGGCGATTTCTTTCGGCCATTGGATTGGCACGATCCCTGATGGCGATAAGTTGGGGGCCATAGTCAACGGATTGTCGATAATTGCCGCAATTCTGGTTGCCGGATGGATTTCACCCAAGCTGCAAGATCGTGCAAGCAAACAAGATCGAAAAGAGCGGACACTTCGTATTCTTCTGAATACGTGGCAGACCCCTGCCAATCCTGAATATCAGAGCGCTCTCGCCATGACAGCGCTGGATTTTCACGATGTGAAGCCGGTAATGAAGGCGCGAGCCGACTATCTTGCACAAGTAAATGGTCCACCGCCAGAGGAAGATGTTGATGCTGCCACAGCTCATTTCCAGAAGGCTCAAAGCCTACAGATTGCGATCATGTGCGCGATGGCTGACGATTTGGATTATGACATTTCTCCGGAATCCCTGCGAAGTGGCGCCTATGTATCGAAAGGCTTTGTTGACCGGGAAGTTATGGTCTTAAAGGCAATGGAGGCGTGGCCCCAAATTGCGGGAAGCCTCCGAGAGTCGAATATGATCGTACTGGGCATTCATCCATTGCAGCAACCACAACAGGGCGACGACAAGGACAACTCTGTCAAGGATTAG
- a CDS encoding IS30 family transposase, with amino-acid sequence MGTHYSQLSMDERNQMHRCSNEGLSLRAIARRLNRPTSAVSREVARNTVGKSYDAARAERATLARRRRGTIKLKSGSVLLNRVRALMAEGWSPEQVAGRLRRMNPDDPALHVSHETIYCAIYAVPRGELRNELIAQLRFSHKARMPRARGQDRRGTLPNMTSIHQRPIEVAARLVAGHWEGDHIKGPGNRSSVGTLVERKSRYLMLVKLRDGSAEATLEGFTRKFRHVPLAMKKSLTYDQGREMARHEILAKRVKIDVYFADPHSPWQRPTNENTNGLIREYLPKGLDLAPISQGYLNAIARQLNNRPRKCLDFETPAEVFAREIMNFQPGVALQS; translated from the coding sequence ATGGGAACTCACTACAGCCAGTTGTCGATGGACGAACGTAATCAGATGCATCGGTGCAGCAATGAGGGATTGAGTCTTCGGGCAATTGCCCGAAGACTCAATCGGCCGACCTCCGCAGTGTCGCGCGAAGTGGCGCGGAACACGGTGGGCAAGAGCTACGATGCCGCCCGTGCCGAGCGCGCGACGCTGGCGCGCAGGCGGCGCGGAACGATCAAGTTGAAGAGCGGTTCTGTGCTGCTCAACCGGGTTCGCGCGCTGATGGCCGAGGGCTGGTCGCCGGAGCAGGTTGCGGGCAGACTGCGCCGGATGAACCCTGATGATCCTGCTCTGCACGTCTCGCACGAAACGATCTACTGCGCCATCTACGCCGTGCCACGGGGCGAGCTGCGCAACGAACTCATCGCCCAGCTGCGTTTCTCCCACAAGGCACGCATGCCTCGCGCACGGGGCCAGGACCGGCGCGGCACGCTGCCGAACATGACCTCCATTCACCAGCGCCCGATTGAGGTGGCGGCCCGCCTCGTGGCCGGGCACTGGGAAGGCGATCACATCAAGGGGCCGGGCAACCGCAGTTCGGTGGGCACCCTGGTCGAGCGCAAGAGCCGCTACCTGATGCTGGTCAAGCTGCGTGACGGCTCGGCCGAGGCCACGCTGGAAGGCTTCACGCGCAAGTTCCGCCATGTCCCGCTCGCCATGAAAAAGTCGCTGACTTACGATCAGGGCAGGGAGATGGCCCGCCACGAGATTCTCGCCAAGCGGGTCAAGATCGACGTCTATTTCGCCGACCCGCACAGCCCCTGGCAGCGGCCGACCAACGAGAATACCAACGGCTTGATCCGCGAGTATCTTCCCAAGGGCCTGGATTTGGCGCCGATCTCCCAAGGCTACCTCAACGCAATTGCCCGACAATTAAACAACCGCCCGCGCAAATGCCTCGACTTTGAAACCCCAGCAGAGGTCTTTGCGAGGGAAATCATGAACTTTCAACCCGGTGTTGCACTTCAGAGTTGA
- a CDS encoding recombinase family protein, with translation MKFIAYYRVSTRKQGSSGLGLDAQRAAVQSMLDGPLLAEFTEVESGRDNERPQLKAAMDYASLTGATLLVAKLDRLSRNAAFLNQLIDSQVPIRFADMPFADRFMIGIMAQVAQWEAEQISKRTKDALAVAKARGKALGGDRGNISAVSALGRAASARKRSAASAVRAALVMPHIDAARAEGCVSLRSIAAYLNARHITTAQGGQWHPASVKRVIG, from the coding sequence ATGAAGTTCATCGCCTACTATCGGGTTTCAACGCGCAAACAGGGCAGCAGCGGACTAGGCTTGGATGCCCAACGCGCAGCCGTGCAGTCGATGTTGGATGGTCCACTACTTGCGGAGTTCACGGAGGTAGAGAGTGGAAGGGATAATGAGAGGCCGCAACTCAAAGCCGCTATGGATTATGCCAGCCTGACTGGTGCAACGCTGCTGGTCGCAAAGCTGGATCGGCTTTCCCGTAACGCGGCTTTCCTTAATCAACTCATCGATAGTCAGGTGCCTATCAGGTTTGCTGACATGCCGTTCGCTGATAGGTTTATGATCGGCATAATGGCTCAGGTTGCACAATGGGAAGCCGAGCAGATCAGCAAGCGCACAAAGGATGCACTGGCCGTCGCTAAAGCAAGGGGTAAGGCATTGGGCGGGGATCGGGGCAACATCAGTGCCGTATCAGCCCTTGGCCGTGCCGCTAGCGCCCGTAAGCGCAGCGCTGCTTCCGCTGTCCGTGCTGCATTGGTCATGCCCCATATAGACGCTGCTAGGGCAGAGGGTTGTGTGTCGCTGCGCTCGATAGCTGCATATCTAAATGCCCGTCACATAACGACCGCACAGGGCGGCCAATGGCATCCGGCCAGCGTAAAGCGGGTTATCGGTTAG
- a CDS encoding phage terminase large subunit, whose protein sequence is MATIKTASQIRLTSSQKQAALLASNPSNRYILYRGGSRSGKSYLLSYILLMRAISTPGSRHGIFRKTASSCRQTLFDLTFRQVMEDTFPGILSTCLISDSEATITLPNGPDPKNPYIGGAIFLFLGLDDGRRDKILGNEFATVWINECTEVDYDHVSFLMTRLNQKLPQIRNDELGQPIYLKPKMFFDCNPALKTDWEYKAFIQKINPKDNTELQKAWQWAEAKLDPEGNSDNIDPDYLDMLNNLSVREKRRFVAGEWSDVNENALFRQDDIDKHRRDIDISHLQRIVIAVDPAVTNHKKSDLTGISVAGRCSRGDIYVLHDGSDKLPPAGWADRVAELYEQYQADLVIAEANQGGDLVQSNLRSAYGALPVKLVRAFRGKELRAEPVAHLYAQGKVHHPRRPLTDLEEQMGMFGAAAFKGSPDRVDALVYAITELADLNGNGPRPGAIIINAGNRRR, encoded by the coding sequence ATGGCTACAATTAAAACAGCAAGCCAGATCAGACTTACTTCGTCTCAGAAGCAAGCTGCACTGCTGGCGAGTAATCCGTCCAACCGCTACATCCTCTATCGAGGTGGTTCGCGTAGTGGTAAATCCTATCTACTCTCATACATTCTACTCATGCGGGCCATCAGCACGCCCGGTAGTCGTCACGGCATATTCCGTAAGACTGCTTCGAGTTGCCGCCAGACGCTATTTGACCTGACATTCCGACAAGTCATGGAAGATACCTTCCCCGGTATCTTGTCCACTTGCCTAATCAGCGACAGTGAAGCGACCATCACGCTACCGAATGGTCCTGATCCGAAGAACCCATATATCGGTGGCGCTATCTTTCTCTTTCTTGGCCTAGATGATGGCCGACGCGATAAAATCCTTGGTAACGAGTTCGCGACTGTATGGATCAACGAATGCACTGAGGTCGATTATGACCATGTGAGCTTTCTCATGACGCGACTTAACCAGAAGTTGCCCCAGATCAGGAACGACGAACTAGGCCAGCCTATCTACCTCAAGCCCAAGATGTTCTTCGACTGCAACCCTGCGCTCAAGACCGATTGGGAATACAAAGCCTTCATTCAAAAGATCAACCCAAAGGACAACACCGAACTACAGAAGGCATGGCAGTGGGCCGAGGCAAAGCTAGACCCAGAAGGCAACTCAGATAACATCGACCCAGACTATCTGGATATGTTGAACAACTTGTCGGTTCGCGAGAAGCGTCGTTTCGTCGCTGGTGAATGGTCGGACGTAAACGAGAATGCGCTGTTCCGTCAGGACGACATCGACAAGCATCGCCGCGACATCGACATCAGCCATCTGCAACGCATCGTCATTGCTGTTGACCCTGCCGTGACGAACCACAAGAAAAGTGACCTTACCGGCATATCCGTTGCTGGGCGCTGCTCACGCGGCGACATTTATGTCCTACATGACGGCTCCGATAAGCTGCCTCCCGCTGGTTGGGCTGACCGTGTAGCAGAGCTATATGAGCAGTATCAGGCTGACCTTGTTATCGCAGAAGCTAACCAAGGCGGCGATCTTGTTCAGAGCAACCTCCGTTCTGCATATGGTGCGTTGCCCGTCAAACTCGTTCGTGCATTTAGGGGCAAGGAACTCCGCGCAGAACCAGTCGCGCACTTATATGCTCAGGGCAAAGTCCATCATCCGCGCAGGCCATTGACTGATCTAGAAGAGCAAATGGGCATGTTTGGTGCAGCCGCCTTCAAGGGATCGCCTGACCGTGTTGACGCTCTCGTTTACGCGATCACCGAACTAGCAGACCTAAATGGCAATGGGCCTAGACCGGGTGCCATTATCATCAACGCTGGCAACCGCCGACGATAA
- a CDS encoding DUF4055 domain-containing protein, which translates to MYKINEATKEIAAWHDRWKRNRDFVAGEEAVKACGLTYLPKARLDDSPAEYEDHKQRTGFFPAAFKIAQGWSGLIFRKPPKRNIASKRVELLAGLVTQDNRSMIDVAQWITRETMITNFTGSLTDHPARSEFPDTMSAAQELQLGYRPYEALYAGENILEVTRGIINPSTIGIVHVRLLENDGKQVRQLRINESGFYEVILHEKTEGNDFVEKSRIVPTFNGQALTEIPFSIINTDDSVVPTPALLQHCVDLNLQHYVMEGCLSAAIHLTSGPQITITGFNPEVDPQTKKLIDPFTGQPTDKIEFPVAPGAVWAFKSQDTEVEWNTYDAKGQELTVGKLRDLKDALSAIGHSILAPEKPAPEAAETQLIRRAAENAMLADFTLKVSKQQEKIWKRFAAIADPANPDLTFELNVDFLPVPMDAPRITALSALVEKRHLSLQTFHEALEEGELMPHGFSPALEAERIAQEAIDRPPVL; encoded by the coding sequence GTGTATAAGATCAATGAAGCCACGAAAGAGATTGCTGCTTGGCACGACCGCTGGAAGCGCAACCGCGACTTTGTTGCAGGCGAAGAAGCTGTAAAGGCTTGTGGACTGACCTATCTGCCCAAAGCGCGCCTTGATGACAGCCCAGCAGAGTATGAGGACCACAAGCAGCGAACCGGGTTCTTTCCAGCAGCGTTCAAGATCGCTCAGGGTTGGAGCGGACTTATCTTCCGCAAGCCACCAAAGCGCAACATCGCAAGTAAGCGCGTCGAACTTCTCGCCGGTCTAGTTACTCAGGACAACCGATCAATGATCGACGTTGCTCAGTGGATCACTCGCGAGACAATGATTACCAACTTCACTGGCAGTCTGACGGATCATCCCGCAAGAAGTGAGTTCCCTGACACGATGAGTGCTGCTCAGGAATTGCAGCTTGGCTATCGTCCCTATGAAGCGCTCTATGCAGGCGAAAACATCTTAGAAGTCACACGCGGTATCATCAACCCATCGACCATCGGTATTGTTCATGTCCGACTACTGGAAAATGATGGCAAGCAAGTCCGACAGCTTCGTATCAATGAGAGCGGCTTCTATGAAGTCATCTTGCATGAGAAGACCGAAGGCAACGACTTTGTAGAGAAAAGCCGTATTGTCCCGACATTCAACGGTCAGGCTCTAACGGAAATCCCGTTCTCGATCATCAACACCGATGATAGCGTTGTTCCTACGCCAGCGCTGTTACAGCATTGCGTGGACTTGAACCTACAGCATTATGTGATGGAAGGCTGCTTGTCTGCCGCAATCCATCTTACCAGCGGCCCGCAGATCACCATTACGGGGTTCAATCCAGAAGTTGACCCTCAGACGAAGAAACTCATCGATCCATTCACTGGCCAGCCAACCGATAAAATCGAGTTCCCCGTTGCACCCGGCGCTGTCTGGGCTTTCAAATCGCAGGACACAGAGGTCGAATGGAATACGTATGACGCGAAGGGACAGGAACTAACAGTCGGCAAGCTGCGCGATTTGAAGGACGCCTTGTCGGCTATCGGTCACTCCATTCTTGCGCCTGAGAAGCCAGCACCGGAAGCTGCTGAAACCCAGCTTATTCGTCGTGCCGCTGAAAACGCCATGTTGGCCGACTTCACACTAAAAGTGAGCAAACAGCAGGAGAAAATCTGGAAGCGCTTTGCGGCCATTGCAGACCCGGCCAATCCCGACCTGACATTTGAACTGAACGTGGATTTCCTGCCGGTCCCGATGGACGCTCCGCGTATTACGGCGCTGTCTGCGCTTGTCGAAAAGCGCCACCTATCGTTGCAGACATTCCATGAGGCTTTGGAAGAAGGCGAACTCATGCCGCATGGCTTTAGCCCAGCGCTTGAAGCCGAAAGGATCGCTCAGGAAGCCATCGATAGGCCGCCGGTCCTGTAA
- a CDS encoding minor capsid protein, which yields MTVNSDLQDRAIQHAIAISRYGAGLSDRIVRLLNSADADLIEKIAQRIGTIEQRGYDLGPKSTKRLLALMEELRALNRAIYDQLHDSLADELHEFATAEAGFQKAAIDGALLVDVGTKLPAPARLKAIVEEVPFEGRLLKSWTDGMEQGRIDRVTQAIRVGMTQGETTDQIVRRIRGTKAAQYSDGILDVSRRSAQSIVRTSVNHVSNVTAQETWKANSHVVKAWQFLATLDSRTTIGCGSLDGKTFPIGEGPIPPRHIRCRSISVAVTKSFRELGVDRDELSKGDRASMDGQVAGAPRYEQWLSTKSASVQDDILGPSRAELFRAGKLKLDQLVKSDGTVLTLDQLKAKYPTILQ from the coding sequence ATGACGGTCAATTCCGATCTGCAAGACCGTGCGATCCAGCACGCCATAGCGATTAGCCGTTATGGCGCTGGCTTGTCTGACCGCATTGTGAGGCTGCTCAACAGCGCGGATGCCGATCTAATCGAGAAGATCGCGCAGCGCATCGGCACGATAGAGCAGCGCGGCTATGATCTTGGGCCAAAGTCCACAAAGCGCCTGCTTGCGCTCATGGAGGAATTGCGCGCCCTGAACCGGGCCATTTACGACCAGTTGCATGACAGCCTGGCCGACGAGCTGCACGAATTCGCAACAGCAGAAGCTGGTTTCCAGAAGGCAGCGATCGACGGCGCACTATTAGTGGACGTTGGCACGAAGCTGCCTGCTCCTGCGCGTTTGAAAGCCATTGTCGAGGAAGTCCCGTTTGAGGGTCGGCTGCTCAAAAGCTGGACTGACGGCATGGAGCAAGGGCGCATTGATCGCGTCACGCAGGCAATCCGTGTTGGTATGACACAGGGCGAGACGACCGATCAGATTGTCCGTCGCATCCGTGGCACAAAGGCCGCGCAATATAGCGATGGCATCCTAGACGTTAGCCGTCGATCCGCGCAGTCGATTGTCCGCACCTCTGTAAATCATGTCAGCAATGTAACGGCTCAGGAAACATGGAAGGCAAATAGCCATGTCGTAAAGGCATGGCAGTTCCTTGCTACGCTCGATAGCCGCACCACAATCGGTTGTGGGAGCCTCGATGGAAAGACGTTCCCTATTGGCGAAGGTCCAATACCGCCGCGTCATATCCGTTGCCGTTCCATCAGCGTTGCAGTGACGAAGAGCTTCCGCGAATTAGGCGTTGATCGTGATGAACTGTCAAAGGGGGATCGCGCCAGTATGGACGGCCAAGTCGCAGGCGCGCCCCGCTATGAACAATGGCTGTCCACTAAAAGTGCATCAGTTCAGGACGACATTCTTGGTCCTTCTCGCGCAGAACTGTTCCGAGCAGGAAAGCTGAAACTAGACCAGCTAGTTAAGTCTGACGGCACGGTCCTGACACTGGACCAACTCAAAGCCAAATATCCGACCATCCTTCAATAA
- a CDS encoding phage tail tube protein, giving the protein MALVSSSDITSSIIAETVFGTTPTATATRYELPLGADAALLTASATTIASPTKRPNRASNGSRRGMVNPEGSLDIRFQRHAFMDILLQSALSGTFATNVLKAGTTDSSFSVIHKLASDMYKTYAGLMVNGFSISTTGNDEVTSTWNLMGASVTNGATDNALSVTAITGTTEFVASEVQSITVGGQTLSIAELTFETNLDRTRRPVLGSNTGLAFGVNGTRTTTITVRAYRESLAIDTAITGLAQAVSFDIGTTGGGYRIQAPAAYGDIPVDSISDGSAFVTITFTAGYDATAGTDLVITKL; this is encoded by the coding sequence ATGGCACTCGTTAGCTCATCTGATATTACGTCCAGCATCATCGCTGAGACTGTGTTTGGCACTACGCCAACCGCAACTGCTACCCGATATGAACTTCCACTTGGAGCGGACGCCGCTCTGCTGACCGCTTCTGCTACCACTATTGCCAGCCCTACTAAGCGCCCTAACCGCGCAAGCAACGGTTCGCGTCGTGGCATGGTCAATCCAGAAGGCTCACTGGACATTCGTTTCCAGCGTCACGCCTTCATGGACATTCTGCTCCAGAGCGCTTTGTCTGGCACATTCGCGACCAACGTCCTCAAGGCAGGCACCACCGATAGCAGCTTCTCGGTCATCCATAAGCTGGCAAGCGATATGTATAAGACCTACGCGGGCCTTATGGTCAACGGCTTCTCGATCTCGACCACCGGCAATGATGAAGTGACCAGCACTTGGAACCTGATGGGTGCAAGCGTGACCAATGGCGCAACCGATAACGCGCTGTCTGTAACTGCAATCACCGGCACTACTGAGTTCGTTGCATCGGAAGTTCAGAGCATCACCGTCGGTGGCCAGACCCTCTCGATTGCAGAACTGACCTTCGAAACCAATTTGGATCGCACTCGCCGTCCTGTGCTGGGTTCGAACACTGGCCTTGCGTTCGGCGTCAATGGCACCCGCACTACCACTATTACGGTGAGGGCTTATCGTGAAAGCCTTGCAATCGACACCGCAATCACAGGCTTGGCACAGGCTGTCAGCTTCGACATCGGCACCACTGGCGGCGGCTATCGCATCCAAGCCCCTGCTGCATACGGCGACATTCCCGTTGATAGCATCAGCGACGGTTCGGCTTTCGTGACCATCACCTTCACGGCGGGTTACGACGCAACTGCTGGCACTGATCTAGTCATCACAAAGCTATAA
- a CDS encoding lysozyme: MTQSSRNGLGLIRQFEGCKLSAYLCPAKVPTIGWGFTTWNGKKVQLGQKITQAEADAVLLKEYDAYEEKVRALVKVPVTANQLGALVCFAFNVGVGALGSSTLLKMLNSGNYAGAAGQFARWNKAGGKVLNGLTKRRAAEASLFVKP; encoded by the coding sequence ATGACCCAATCATCCCGTAATGGCCTTGGCCTAATTCGTCAGTTTGAGGGCTGCAAACTCTCAGCATATCTCTGCCCCGCAAAGGTGCCGACAATCGGCTGGGGGTTCACCACTTGGAACGGCAAGAAAGTCCAGCTTGGTCAAAAGATCACGCAGGCAGAAGCAGACGCGGTTCTGCTCAAGGAATATGACGCCTATGAGGAGAAAGTCCGTGCGCTCGTAAAGGTGCCGGTCACGGCAAACCAGCTTGGCGCGCTAGTCTGTTTCGCATTCAATGTCGGTGTTGGCGCTTTGGGATCATCGACGCTGTTGAAAATGCTCAATTCGGGCAATTATGCCGGTGCTGCTGGTCAGTTTGCCCGATGGAACAAAGCCGGTGGCAAAGTCCTCAACGGCCTGACGAAGCGCCGTGCGGCTGAAGCCTCACTTTTCGTGAAGCCATAA
- a CDS encoding DUF6771 family protein, with protein MNQPDSLWLAQSLLHAPGWARVALTAPNERLRENAALELAQSILAAWDKQQPIPDARQMTFTL; from the coding sequence ATGAACCAGCCCGATTCCTTGTGGCTCGCGCAGAGCCTTCTTCACGCGCCCGGTTGGGCGAGAGTAGCACTGACAGCGCCGAATGAGCGCCTGCGAGAGAATGCAGCGTTGGAACTGGCGCAGAGCATATTAGCGGCTTGGGACAAGCAACAGCCGATCCCTGATGCTCGTCAGATGACCTTCACGCTCTAA
- a CDS encoding DedA family protein translates to MTDWVLRLIDAGGYWGIFLLMILENVFPPIPSELIMGIGGIRVGQGRMAMEWLLLAGTLGTTIGNYFWYLVGHILGFGRLKPLVDRFGRWATLEWRDVEALDRLFGKYGQIVVFVFRFMPAFRTMISLPAGLFRMGHVRFQARTDVKRRALHFLNTHGRFLLFTTAGSFIWNVVLAYGGYFLGRRFSGEIDKWLGPITTACVVAAVVFYLYRLATWKPRAER, encoded by the coding sequence ATGACCGACTGGGTGCTGCGGCTGATCGATGCGGGAGGCTATTGGGGGATCTTCTTGCTGATGATCCTCGAAAATGTCTTTCCGCCGATCCCGTCCGAACTGATCATGGGGATTGGCGGCATCCGCGTCGGCCAGGGGCGGATGGCGATGGAATGGCTGCTGCTGGCGGGCACGCTGGGCACCACCATCGGCAATTATTTCTGGTATCTGGTCGGCCATATATTGGGCTTCGGTCGGCTCAAACCGCTGGTCGACCGCTTCGGCCGCTGGGCGACGCTGGAATGGCGCGATGTCGAGGCGCTGGACCGATTGTTCGGCAAATATGGCCAGATCGTCGTTTTCGTCTTCCGCTTCATGCCGGCCTTTCGCACGATGATCTCGCTGCCCGCTGGCCTGTTCCGCATGGGCCATGTGCGCTTCCAAGCCCGCACGGATGTAAAAAGAAGGGCGCTCCATTTCCTCAATACGCACGGGCGATTTTTGCTGTTCACGACCGCCGGGTCTTTTATCTGGAACGTGGTGTTAGCGTATGGCGGCTATTTCCTCGGACGGAGGTTCAGCGGCGAAATCGACAAATGGTTAGGTCCGATCACTACCGCCTGCGTGGTCGCTGCCGTGGTGTTCTATTTGTATCGGCTGGCCACATGGAAGCCACGCGCTGAACGCTAA
- the gshB gene encoding glutathione synthase — MTELNPLTVAMQMDPMEGIRIAGDSSFHIMLAAQARGHKLYHYQAPDLTYRDGRVLAKARPVKVQKVEGDHYALGEPEMLDLGRDVDVVWMRQDPPFDLSYITATHLLERVQEETLVVNDPASVRNAPEKLFVLDYARFMPPTMITRDLAEVKSFLAEHGEIVVKPLYGNGGVAVFHVGSNGANLSSLVELFKASWVEPFMVQAFIPGVAQGDKRIVLVDGEVAGAVNRIPGAGEIRSNLAVGGSAAKTVLTDREREICEAMGPELKRRGLLFVGIDVIGGEWLTEINVTSPTGIVSIDAFDGTDTGGMIWDAIDARLAARAAA, encoded by the coding sequence TGGACCCGATGGAGGGGATCAGGATCGCCGGCGATTCGAGCTTCCACATCATGCTGGCGGCGCAGGCGCGGGGGCATAAGCTCTATCATTATCAGGCGCCCGACCTCACCTATCGCGACGGCCGGGTGCTGGCCAAGGCGCGGCCGGTGAAGGTGCAGAAGGTCGAGGGCGATCATTATGCGCTGGGCGAGCCGGAGATGCTGGATCTGGGCCGCGACGTCGATGTCGTGTGGATGCGGCAAGACCCGCCCTTTGACCTGAGCTACATCACCGCCACCCATTTGCTGGAGCGGGTGCAGGAAGAGACTTTGGTGGTGAACGACCCCGCCAGCGTCCGCAATGCGCCGGAAAAGCTGTTCGTGCTCGATTATGCCCGCTTCATGCCGCCGACGATGATCACCCGCGACCTGGCCGAGGTGAAGAGCTTCCTGGCCGAGCATGGCGAGATCGTGGTGAAGCCGCTCTATGGCAATGGCGGCGTCGCGGTATTCCATGTCGGCAGCAATGGCGCGAACCTGTCGTCGCTGGTGGAACTGTTCAAGGCTTCGTGGGTCGAACCCTTCATGGTTCAGGCCTTCATCCCCGGCGTCGCGCAGGGCGACAAGCGCATCGTGCTGGTCGATGGCGAGGTCGCGGGCGCGGTCAACCGCATTCCGGGCGCGGGCGAGATCCGGTCCAACCTGGCGGTCGGCGGATCGGCGGCCAAGACCGTGCTGACTGATCGGGAGCGCGAAATCTGCGAGGCGATGGGGCCGGAATTGAAGCGCCGCGGCCTGTTGTTCGTCGGCATCGACGTGATCGGCGGCGAATGGCTGACCGAGATCAACGTGACGTCGCCGACCGGCATCGTGTCGATCGACGCGTTCGACGGCACCGACACCGGCGGCATGATCTGGGACGCGATCGACGCGCGCCTGGCGGCACGGGCCGCGGCGTAA